The following proteins are co-located in the Ailuropoda melanoleuca isolate Jingjing chromosome 13, ASM200744v2, whole genome shotgun sequence genome:
- the MRPL27 gene encoding 39S ribosomal protein L27, mitochondrial: protein MASAVLALRTRAAVTALLSPPQAASLAVRYASKKTGGSSKNLGGKSPGKRFGLKKMEGHYVHAGNIIATQRHFRWHPGAHVGLGKKKYLYALEEGVVHYTKEVYVPSPSNAEAVDLVTRLPQGAVLYKTFVHVVPAKPEGTFRLVAML from the exons ATGGCGTCGGCGGTGCTTGCGCTAAGGACGCGGGCGGCTG TTACAGCCCTGCTGAGCCCCCCTCAGGCTGCGTCTCTTGCCGTCAGATACGCATCCAAGAAGACAGGTGGCAGCTCCAAAAACCTGGGCGGAAAGTCACCAGGCAAACGCTTTGGCCTCAAGAAAATGGAGG GTCACTACGTTCATGCTGGCAACATCATTGCGACTCAGCGCCACTTCCGttggcacccaggcgcccat gtggggctggggaagaagAAGTACCTGTATGCCCTGGAGGAGGGGGTCGTCCACTACACTAAGGAGGTCTACGTGCCCAGTCCCAGCAACGCGGAGGCTGTGGATCTGGTCACCAGGCTGCCCCAGGGTGCCGTGCTCTACAAGACTTTTGTCCACGTGGTTCCTGCCAAGCCGGAGGGCACCTTCAGACTGGTAGCTATGCTTTGA
- the XYLT2 gene encoding xylosyltransferase 2 produces the protein MPRKKGRQRKPRPLDPGEGSKDTDSSAGRRGSAGRRHGRWRGRAESPGVPVAKVVRGVTSRHRASRRVPPAPPPEAPGRQNLSGAAAGEALVGAAGFPPHGDTGSVEGAPQPTDXGWWSSALSGRGRARTRERQVQVPGPSFARQAVPLTTSYRTLQPREGPHQCPCSLLSGKMSPGVQWDEVRAQQPADGPPVRIAYMLVVHGRALRQLKRLFKAVYHEQHFFYIHVDKRSNYLHREVVELARQYDNVRVTPWRMVTIWGGASLLRMYLRSMRDLLEVPGWSWDFFINLSATDYPTRTNEELVAFLSKNRDKNFLKSHGRDNSRFIKKQGLDRLFHECDSHMWRLGERQIPAGIVVDGGSDWFVLTRSFVEYVVYTDDPLVAQLRQFYTYTLLPAESFFHTVLENSPACESLVDNNLRVTNWNRRLGCKCQYKHIVDWCGCSPNDFKPQDFLRLQQVSRPTFFARKFESTVNQEVLEILDFHLYGSYPPGTPALKAYWENTYDLADGPSGLSDVMLTAYTAFARLSLRHAATATPPLATPLCRFEPRGLPSSVHLYFYDDHFQGYLVTQAVQPSAQGPAETLEMWLMPQGSLKLLGRSDQASRLQSLEVGTEWDPKERLFRNFGGLLGPLDEPVAMQRWARGPNLTATVVWIDPTYVVATSYDIAVDTDTEVTQYKPPLSRPLRPGAWTVRLLRFWEPLGETRFLVLPLTFNRKLPLRKDDASWLHAGPPHNEYMEQSFQGLSGILNLPQPEPAEEAARQHAKLTGPALEAWTDGELSGFWSVAGLCAMGPSACPSLELCRLSSWSSVFPDPKSELGPVKADGRLR, from the exons ATGCCTAGGAAG aaaggaaggcagaggaagccACGGCCGCTGGACCCTGGCGAGGGCTCCAAGGACACAGACAGTTCAGCCGGGCGGCGGGGCAGCGCAGGCAGAAGGCATGGGCGCTGGCGGGGTCGCGCCGAGAGCCCCGGCGTGCCCGTGGCCAAGGTGGTACGGGGCGTCACCAGCCGGCACAGAGCCAGCCGCCGGGTCCCGCCGGCCCCACCCCCGGAGGCCCCAGGCCGCCAGAACCTGAGCGGGGCGGCAGCCGGGGAGGCGCTGGTTGGAGCGGCTGGCTTCCCACCACATGGAGACACAGGGAGCGTGGAGGGCGCCCCGCAGCCCACAGACAANg GCTGGTGGTCAAGTGCACTGAGCGGCAGAGGCCGAGCTAGGACCCGGGAGCGTCAGGTCCAAGTCCCAGGTCCTTCCTTTGCAAGGCAGGCGGTCCCTCTTACCACCTCTTACCGGACCCTGCAGCCCAGGGAAGGGCCTCACCAATGCCCCTGTTCTCTCCTCTCAGGGAAGATGAGCCCCGGCGTCCAGTGGGACGAGGTCCGGGCCCAGCAACCTGCCGATGGCCCCCCGGTGCGCATCGCCTACATGCTAGTGGTTCACGGCCGCGCCCTCCGCCAGCTCAAGCGTCTTTTCAAGGCAGTCTACCACGAGCAGCATTTCTTTTACATCCATGTAGACAAG CGCTCCAACTACCTGCACCGCGAGGTGGTGGAGCTGGCCCGCCAGTACGACAACGTGCGGGTGACACCCTGGCGCATGGTCACCATCTGGGGCGGGGCCAGCCTGCTGCGGATGTACCTGCGAAGCATGAGGGACCTGCTGGAGGTGCCCGGCTGGTCCTGGGACTTCTTCATCAACCTCAGCGCCACCGACTACCCGACCAG GACCAACGAGGAGCTGGTGGCTTTCCTGTCCAAGAACCGAGACAAGAACTTCCTCAAGTCACACGGCCGGGACAACTCCAG GTTCATCAAGAAACAGGGCCTGGACCGGCTCTTCCACGAGTGCGACTCGCACATGTGGCGCCTGGGCGAGCGGCAGATCCCGGCGGGCATCGTGGTGGACGGTGGCTCGGACTGGTTCGTGCTGACGCGCAGCTTCGTGGAGTACGTGGTGTACACGGACGACCCGCTGGTGGCCCAGCTGCGCCAGTTCTACACGTACACGCTGCTCCCCGCCGAG TCCTTCTTCCACACGGTGCTGGAGAACAGCCCGGCGTGCGAGAGCCTGGTGGACAACAACCTACGGGTCACCAACTGGAACCGCAGGCTGGGCTGCAAGTGCCAGTACAAGCACATCGTGGACTGGTGTGGCTGCTCGCCCAACGACTTCAAGCCGCAGGACTTCCTTCGGCTGCAG CAAGTCTCCAGACCCACCTTCTTCGCCCGGAAGTTTGAGTCGACTGTGAACCAGGAGGTCCTGGAGATCCTGGATTTCCACCTGTACGGCAGCTACCCACCGGGCACGCCAGCCCTCAAGGCCTACTGGGAGAACACCTACGACCTGGCCGACGGCCCCAGTGGCCTCAGCGACGTCATGCTCACCGCTTACACCGCCTTCGCCCGCCTCAGCCTGCGCCATGCTGCCACCGCGACGCCCCCGCTGGCCACCCCACTCTGCAG GTTTGAGCCCCGGGGCTTGCCGTCCAGCGTGCACCTGTATTTCTATGACGACCATTTCCAGGGCTACCTGGTGACGCAGGCGGTGCAGCCCTCAGCCCAGGGGCCGGCAGAGACGCTTGAGATGTGGTTGATGCCCCAGGGGTCGCTGAAGCTGTTGGGGCGCAGTGACCAGGCCAGCCGGCTCCAGAGTTTGGAG GTCGGCACCGAGTGGGACCCCAAAGAGCGTCTTTTCCGGAATTTTGGGGGGTTGCTGGGGCCGCTGGACGAGCCTGTGGCCATGCAGCGCTGGGCCCGGGGCCCCAACCTCACTGCCACCGTGGTGTGGATTGACCCCACCTACGTGGTGGCCACGTCGTACGACATCGCAGTAGACACGGACACCGAGGTCACACAGTACAAGCCCCCACTGAGCCGGCCCCTGCGCCCGGGGGCCTGGACTGTTCGACTGCTACGATTCTGGGAACCCCTGGGGGAGACCCGCTTCCTCGTGTTGCCCTTGACCTTCAACCGCAAACTACCTCTCAGGAAAG ATGATGCCAGCTGGCTGCACGCTGGGCCACCCCACAACGAGTACATGGAGCAGAGTTTCCAGGGCCTCAGCGGCATCCTGAACCTGCCTCAGCCCGAGCCCGCGGAAGAGGCCGCCCGCCAGCATGCGAAGCTCACCGGCCCAGCACTTGAGGCCTGGACAGATGGGGAGCTGAGTGGCTTCTGGTCTGTGGCCGGACTGTGCGCCATGGGCCCCtccgcctgcccctccctggagcTCTGCAGACTGAGCAGCTGGAGCTCTGTGTTCCCCGACCCCAAATCAGAGCTGGGGCCCGTCAAAGCGGACGGGCGACTCAGGTAG